A stretch of Paludisphaera borealis DNA encodes these proteins:
- a CDS encoding efflux RND transporter permease subunit has translation MFTRFFIDRPIFASVISIVITLAGALSLYSLPIAMFPLIAPPTVMVSCQYPGASAQVVADTVAAPIEQQVNGVENMMYMSSQSTNDGNYTLTVTFKQGIDLNLAQVLVQNRVSLAVPLLPDVIKATGVMTKKRSPDILLSVALYSTDGRYDQLYLSNFALMRVREEMARLPGVSEVTMMGQRDYSMRIWLDPQKLAIRSLNAGDVTAALRAQNLQVAAGQVGQSPTIPGQRTQFTISTRGRLDEIAEFGDVIVKKTPDGRIIRIRDLGTVELGAKNQDISSEVDGKPVANLAIFQLPDANALDTADLVRAKIEELKRDFPEGIDYMIRYDTTPFIRESIKEVFKTLLDSVVLVALVVLLFLQNWRSALIPLVAVPVGIVGTFAVMLGMGFSLNNLTLFGLVLAIGIVVDDAIVVVESVEHHIEHGLNPRAATIQAMSEVSAPVIAVGLVLSAVFIPCAFMTGITGQFFRQFALTIASSTVLSTINSLTLSPALAALLLRPREKGVHQALPRVAIAGMGAWLGYSRLAPKLLPYLTPEEGGTTTHAAVANMVFDLGRAIGATPELTAGVLGAAIGGIALWAGAKYVNLALDGFFGLFNRGFTATATAYSRLVGGMLRVFVLVLIVYVGLLFLTYERFVGTPRGFIPSQDMGYMLVNVQLPDSASLERTKAVIRKIGDISGKENGVAATVGIAGQSLLLNAFGSNFGTMFLTLKEFHERTTDDLYYEVIMNKLRGKLGAAIPEANISLFGPPPLRGVGRAGGWMLMIEDRGDAGPVALQRQVENLVAASNVTPGNPGINADGERIAAEAVKPEDHPPPRPDESLSERLASALRGVFAGQGKGGPVVDGLASVFRANVPQIFLDVDRDACIVKGLALRDVFQTLQAYLGSLYVNDFNLFGRTWQVVVQAMPQYRDQKEDINRLQVRNRQGTMVPLGAVATVNEINGPLVLTRYNMYPAASINGSAFPGVSSGTAIAAMEKLAAHELPPTMSFEWTELAYLEQQAGNTALYVFGFSIVMVFLVLAAQFESWSMPLAVILSVPLCMLSAVVGVRNSAMLGVRNANSDINIFTQIGLVVLVGLASKNAILIVQFAKLIHNQGKPIREATLDACRLRLRPIIMTSLAFILGVVPLLYARGAGAEMRKSLGVAVFSGMIGVTLFGLMLTPVFFYVIDTMSESRLFSSRWLRWTSRAALDVLTLRFLWRTTWKLMKAGAQSAGRSPRTISKPDPRDEE, from the coding sequence GTGTTCACACGATTCTTCATCGACCGTCCGATCTTCGCCTCGGTGATCTCCATCGTGATCACCTTGGCGGGCGCGTTGTCGTTGTACAGCCTGCCGATCGCCATGTTTCCGCTGATCGCGCCCCCCACGGTCATGGTCTCGTGCCAGTACCCGGGGGCCAGCGCGCAGGTCGTCGCCGACACCGTGGCCGCTCCCATCGAGCAGCAGGTGAACGGCGTCGAGAACATGATGTACATGTCGTCGCAGTCTACCAACGACGGCAACTACACGCTCACGGTCACGTTCAAGCAGGGGATCGATCTGAACCTGGCGCAGGTGCTGGTTCAGAACCGGGTCTCGCTGGCGGTTCCGCTTTTGCCCGACGTCATCAAGGCGACGGGCGTGATGACCAAGAAGCGGTCGCCCGACATCCTCCTGTCGGTCGCGCTCTACTCGACGGACGGCCGGTACGACCAGCTCTACCTGAGCAACTTCGCCCTGATGCGCGTCCGCGAAGAGATGGCCCGGCTGCCCGGCGTCAGCGAAGTGACGATGATGGGCCAGCGCGATTACAGCATGCGGATCTGGCTCGACCCTCAGAAGCTGGCGATTCGCAGCCTCAACGCCGGCGATGTGACGGCGGCCTTGCGAGCACAGAACCTCCAGGTGGCCGCCGGCCAGGTCGGCCAGTCGCCGACGATCCCCGGCCAGCGGACCCAGTTTACGATCAGCACTCGGGGAAGGCTCGACGAGATCGCGGAGTTCGGCGACGTCATCGTCAAGAAGACGCCCGACGGTCGGATCATCCGCATCCGCGACCTGGGGACGGTCGAACTCGGCGCGAAGAACCAGGACATCAGCAGCGAGGTCGACGGCAAGCCGGTCGCCAACCTCGCCATCTTCCAACTCCCCGACGCCAACGCGCTCGACACCGCCGACCTGGTCCGCGCCAAGATCGAGGAACTTAAGAGGGACTTCCCCGAAGGCATCGACTACATGATCCGCTACGACACGACGCCGTTCATCCGCGAGTCGATCAAGGAGGTGTTCAAGACCCTCCTCGATTCGGTCGTGCTGGTGGCGCTCGTGGTCCTCTTGTTCCTCCAGAACTGGCGGTCGGCGCTGATCCCGCTGGTGGCGGTGCCGGTGGGGATCGTGGGGACGTTCGCCGTCATGCTGGGCATGGGCTTCAGCCTCAACAACCTGACGCTGTTCGGGCTGGTGCTGGCGATCGGGATCGTGGTCGACGACGCCATCGTGGTCGTCGAGTCGGTCGAGCACCACATCGAGCACGGGCTCAACCCAAGGGCGGCGACCATCCAGGCGATGAGCGAGGTCTCGGCGCCGGTGATCGCGGTGGGCCTGGTGCTGTCGGCGGTGTTCATCCCGTGCGCGTTCATGACGGGGATCACCGGCCAGTTCTTCCGCCAGTTCGCGCTCACCATCGCGTCGTCCACGGTGCTCTCGACGATCAACTCGCTGACCCTGAGCCCAGCCCTGGCGGCCCTGCTGTTGCGTCCTCGCGAGAAAGGCGTGCACCAGGCGTTGCCCCGGGTGGCGATCGCCGGCATGGGGGCCTGGCTGGGCTACTCGCGGCTGGCCCCGAAGCTGCTCCCGTACCTGACGCCCGAGGAGGGGGGGACGACGACTCACGCGGCGGTCGCGAACATGGTCTTCGATCTCGGGCGGGCGATCGGGGCGACGCCCGAATTGACCGCCGGCGTGCTCGGGGCGGCGATCGGCGGAATCGCGCTCTGGGCCGGGGCGAAGTATGTGAACCTTGCGCTGGATGGTTTCTTCGGCCTCTTCAATCGCGGTTTCACGGCCACCGCCACCGCGTATTCGAGATTGGTCGGGGGGATGCTTCGGGTGTTCGTCCTGGTTCTGATCGTCTACGTCGGGCTCTTGTTCCTGACCTACGAGCGGTTCGTCGGCACGCCGCGCGGGTTCATCCCGTCGCAGGACATGGGGTACATGCTGGTCAACGTCCAGCTCCCCGATTCGGCGTCGCTGGAGCGGACCAAGGCGGTGATCCGGAAGATCGGCGACATCTCCGGCAAGGAGAACGGGGTCGCCGCGACGGTGGGGATCGCCGGCCAGTCACTGCTCTTGAACGCCTTCGGATCGAATTTCGGCACGATGTTCCTGACGCTCAAGGAGTTCCACGAGCGAACCACCGACGACCTCTATTACGAGGTCATCATGAACAAGCTCCGGGGCAAGCTCGGGGCGGCGATCCCCGAGGCGAACATCTCTCTATTCGGACCTCCTCCGTTGCGTGGGGTCGGTCGGGCCGGCGGCTGGATGCTCATGATCGAGGACCGGGGCGACGCCGGGCCGGTTGCGTTGCAGCGGCAGGTCGAGAATCTGGTCGCCGCTTCCAACGTGACGCCCGGCAATCCCGGAATCAACGCCGACGGCGAGCGGATTGCCGCCGAGGCGGTGAAGCCCGAGGACCACCCGCCGCCCCGCCCGGACGAGAGCCTATCCGAGCGGCTGGCGTCGGCGCTGCGAGGCGTCTTCGCCGGCCAGGGGAAGGGGGGGCCGGTCGTCGACGGACTGGCCTCGGTCTTCCGGGCCAACGTCCCCCAGATCTTCCTCGACGTCGACCGCGACGCCTGCATCGTCAAGGGGCTCGCGCTTCGCGACGTCTTCCAGACGCTTCAGGCCTACCTCGGCTCGCTGTACGTCAACGACTTCAACCTGTTCGGCCGGACCTGGCAGGTCGTCGTCCAGGCGATGCCCCAGTATCGCGATCAGAAGGAAGACATCAACCGCCTCCAGGTGCGCAACAGGCAGGGGACGATGGTTCCCCTGGGCGCGGTGGCGACGGTCAACGAGATCAACGGCCCCCTGGTTCTGACCCGGTACAACATGTACCCCGCGGCCTCGATCAACGGCAGTGCGTTTCCGGGCGTCAGCTCGGGCACCGCGATCGCCGCCATGGAGAAGCTCGCCGCTCACGAGCTGCCTCCGACCATGAGCTTCGAGTGGACCGAGCTGGCCTACCTCGAACAGCAGGCCGGGAATACGGCGCTCTACGTCTTCGGGTTCTCGATCGTCATGGTCTTCCTGGTGCTCGCGGCGCAGTTCGAGAGCTGGTCGATGCCGCTGGCGGTGATCCTGTCGGTCCCGTTGTGCATGCTCAGCGCGGTGGTCGGCGTGCGGAACAGCGCGATGCTGGGCGTTCGCAACGCCAACTCGGACATCAACATTTTCACCCAGATCGGCCTGGTCGTGCTCGTCGGGCTGGCGAGCAAGAACGCGATCTTGATCGTCCAGTTCGCCAAGCTGATCCACAACCAGGGCAAGCCGATCCGCGAGGCGACGCTCGACGCCTGCCGGCTGCGGCTGCGGCCGATCATCATGACCTCGCTGGCGTTCATCCTCGGCGTCGTCCCGTTGCTCTACGCCCGCGGGGCGGGGGCCGAGATGCGGAAGTCGCTGGGTGTAGCCGTCTTCAGCGGCATGATCGGCGTCACGCTGTTCGGCCTCATGCTCACGCCGGTCTTCTTCTACGTCATCGACACGATGAGCGAGTCGCGGCTGTTCTCTTCGCGCTGGCTGCGCTGGACGTCGCGGGCCGCGCTCGATGTTTTGACGCTACGTTTCCTATGGCGTACCACCTGGAAATTGATGAAGGCCGGCGCCCAATCCGCCGGCCGCTCGCCTCGTACGATCTCCAAGCCTGACCCCAGGGACGAGGAGTGA
- a CDS encoding efflux RND transporter periplasmic adaptor subunit, whose amino-acid sequence MDRRVFAALALLACTTVAGCGGAANSSTQIVKPPDVVLYARPVTRSVTDHEEFPGRTEAIMSVQVTSRVSGYLNQVYFQDGQQVEKGAVLFQIDPRPFQADLDRAKAANLQAEAHAKRLNNEFQRAKVLYDRGMSISREEYDRYSFDNAEAAASVGTAKANFDLADLNLEFTRVVAPIGGRLGRRLVDPGNLVKADDTPLVTIVSQDPIYVYFDVHEQAMLKIRRMINEGRVKAKSEHEVPIELCLSDERDFQHRGMVDFTDNRVDLSTGTLRFRARLDNPKGMFTPGLFVRVKLPIGDPHPALMVREEAVTSDQGQKKVFVVRRSLKDGQPAFFEDKTGKPILDRDGKPIPKFAHTTVNVGTLGVLIDGYREVSEGVKPDDLVVVSGLQKLRKDAPVTAREFNSDSDALPEPKTAASGTPRTTVGEPPQPPKDGRADTSAADLKSRGSNAPHAASTPSPSEAGGAGGDRERRSQAH is encoded by the coding sequence ATGGATCGTCGCGTGTTCGCCGCCTTGGCGTTGCTCGCCTGTACGACCGTTGCGGGATGCGGCGGCGCCGCCAATTCGTCGACCCAGATCGTGAAGCCGCCCGACGTGGTCCTCTACGCTCGGCCGGTCACGCGATCCGTGACCGACCACGAGGAGTTTCCCGGCCGCACCGAGGCGATCATGTCGGTGCAGGTGACTTCACGGGTCTCCGGCTATCTGAACCAGGTCTATTTCCAGGACGGACAACAGGTTGAGAAGGGGGCCGTCCTCTTCCAGATCGACCCTCGGCCGTTCCAGGCCGACCTCGACCGGGCGAAGGCCGCCAACCTTCAGGCCGAGGCCCACGCCAAGCGGCTGAACAACGAGTTCCAGCGGGCCAAGGTCCTCTACGACCGGGGGATGTCGATCAGCCGCGAGGAATACGACCGCTACAGCTTCGACAACGCCGAGGCGGCCGCGTCCGTGGGGACGGCCAAGGCCAACTTCGACCTGGCCGACCTGAACCTTGAATTCACCCGGGTCGTCGCGCCGATCGGCGGACGCCTGGGCCGGCGGCTCGTCGACCCTGGCAACCTGGTCAAGGCCGACGACACCCCCCTGGTCACCATCGTCAGCCAGGACCCGATCTACGTCTACTTCGACGTCCACGAGCAGGCGATGCTCAAGATCCGGCGGATGATCAACGAGGGGCGGGTCAAAGCCAAGAGCGAGCACGAGGTGCCGATCGAGCTTTGCCTGTCGGACGAGCGCGACTTCCAGCACCGCGGGATGGTCGACTTCACCGACAACCGCGTCGACCTGAGCACTGGCACCCTCCGGTTCCGGGCCCGGCTCGACAATCCCAAGGGGATGTTCACCCCGGGCCTCTTCGTTCGGGTCAAGCTGCCGATCGGCGATCCGCACCCCGCGCTCATGGTCCGCGAGGAGGCCGTGACGTCGGACCAGGGGCAGAAGAAGGTGTTCGTGGTCCGGCGGTCGCTCAAGGACGGTCAGCCGGCGTTCTTCGAGGACAAGACGGGCAAGCCGATCCTCGACCGCGACGGCAAGCCGATCCCCAAATTCGCCCACACGACGGTCAACGTGGGGACGCTCGGCGTGCTCATCGACGGTTACCGGGAAGTGAGCGAGGGCGTCAAGCCCGACGACCTCGTGGTGGTAAGCGGCTTGCAGAAGCTCCGCAAGGACGCGCCGGTCACCGCCCGCGAGTTCAACTCCGACAGCGACGCCCTGCCCGAGCCCAAAACCGCCGCCTCCGGCACGCCGCGGACGACCGTCGGCGAGCCGCCCCAGCCTCCCAAGGACGGCCGGGCCGATACGTCGGCCGCCGATCTGAAGAGTCGCGGCTCGAACGCCCCCCACGCCGCATCGACTCCGTCGCCGTCAGAGGCCGGCGGAGCCGGGGGCGACCGCGAGCGGAGATCGCAGGCCCACTGA
- a CDS encoding 50S ribosomal protein L25 has translation MADALKLRVETRDPAKNKGTGTRVSRRLRKAGRVPGVIYGHKQDVVPITLSNTDVDAMIKAANHLAELDLGGKTETVLIRDVQWDHLGKAILHVDFARVNIEELIETEVNLDYRGTAEGVADGGVLEQIVHNLTVKCPAGAIPSTLKVDVTGLKVDQGLHVRDLVLPPGVVVDADPDILLVHVVLRTSGDEATEAGAESGSQPEVIKPERKEKDKAD, from the coding sequence ATGGCCGATGCACTCAAGTTACGGGTCGAGACGCGAGACCCTGCCAAGAACAAAGGGACGGGGACCCGCGTCTCCCGGCGGCTCCGAAAAGCGGGTCGCGTTCCGGGCGTGATTTACGGGCACAAGCAAGACGTGGTGCCGATCACCCTGTCGAACACCGACGTCGATGCGATGATCAAGGCGGCCAACCACCTGGCCGAGCTCGATCTGGGCGGCAAGACCGAGACGGTCTTGATCCGCGACGTGCAGTGGGACCACCTCGGCAAGGCGATCCTTCACGTCGACTTCGCCCGAGTCAACATTGAAGAATTGATCGAGACCGAAGTGAATCTCGATTACCGCGGTACGGCCGAGGGCGTCGCCGACGGCGGCGTTCTCGAGCAGATCGTCCACAACCTGACGGTCAAGTGCCCCGCCGGCGCGATCCCCAGCACGCTCAAGGTGGACGTCACCGGTCTGAAGGTCGATCAGGGGCTTCACGTTCGCGACCTGGTCTTGCCCCCGGGTGTGGTCGTCGACGCCGATCCCGACATCCTCTTGGTCCACGTCGTGCTCAGGACCTCCGGGGACGAGGCGACGGAGGCCGGCGCCGAGTCGGGCTCGCAGCCGGAAGTCATCAAGCCGGAGCGCAAGGAAAAAGACAAGGCCGACTAA
- a CDS encoding efflux RND transporter permease subunit — translation MFSRFFIDRPIFAAVLSIIITLAGGITLFTLPLAQYPDITPPTVEVSAYYPGANAQVVADTVAAPIEQQVNGVENMMYMSSQCTNDGNYTLTVTFKPGVDLNMAQVLVQNRESLAEPILPDLVKRRGVSVKKKSPSILMIINVFSPDASRDNLYLSNYATIQLRDELARLDGIGDITYIGQRNYSMRVWLDPQKMTFRNLTSSDVISAIEQQNIQVAAGQLGQPPIDNGQAFQFTITTLGRLSDSEQFADMVLKADAAGGIVRLRDVARVELGAQGYDQACTLDGRPSVALSVYQRPGSNALETANSVRAKMEELKERFPEGLDYAIVYDTTPFIVESVNEVFKTLRDAVILVAVVVLLFLQNWRSALIPLIAVPVAVVGTFAVMAALGFSLNNLTLFGLVLAIGIVVDDAIVVVEAVEHHIEHGRSPREATIKAMEQVSAPVIAVGLVLSAVFIPCAFITGITGQFFRQFALTIATSTVISAFNSLTLSPALAALLLKPRQKGVYQALPRLAFVAMGCWAALTFLAPHVTEWTAANLHVQLPSYLTHDRLGSIAAAIVGCLVGWILSVPLNRLMGWTFFQFNKGFDAATGLYTRIVGGLLRVSLLVLVLYGGLLGVTYWGFTRTPTGFIPSQDKGYLLVNIQLPDSSSLERTQRAMKQAEAAALKQPGVTHTLAIAGQSILMNANAPNFGAMYVMLDEFHTRAHEGLGGPVIAASLQHALQEEIQEGLVNVFEAPPVDGLGTAGGFKIVIEDRGDLGAEELETVANRVVAAGSASPVLQGLFTSFRANTPWLYLDIDREKTQLLGVSISELFNTLQVYLGSLYVNDFNRFGRTWQVNVQGEADFRKQIADLSGLRVRSEQGAMVPLGTLAKIHDVSGPVMIIRYNLYPAATINLNSAPGVSSGQALDAMQKVVSDELPQAMRSDWTELALLQLQTGNTAMLAFGLAVVLVFLVLAAQFESWALPMAVILVVPMCLLCSTVGVNIASMDINIFTQVGFIVLVGLACKNAILIVEFAKSRREYGATSYDATIDACELRLRPIIMTSLAFILGVVPLILSSGAGAEMRKTLGVAVFSGMLGVTLFGIFLTPVFYYVIQRVSDLRTNSRRDRIELEDETEDGHGHGHAFRTHVTDTESADDHGNDRSHAEHVHAAHTNGNGDGARRDGHERDEDLISAGTPPHD, via the coding sequence GTGTTCTCTCGATTCTTCATCGACCGTCCGATCTTCGCCGCAGTGCTGTCCATCATTATCACGCTGGCCGGCGGGATCACGCTGTTCACCCTGCCCTTGGCCCAGTACCCCGACATCACCCCGCCCACGGTCGAGGTGTCGGCCTATTATCCCGGGGCTAATGCGCAGGTCGTCGCCGACACTGTGGCCGCTCCCATCGAGCAGCAGGTGAACGGCGTCGAGAACATGATGTACATGTCGTCGCAATGCACCAACGACGGCAACTACACGCTCACGGTCACATTCAAGCCGGGCGTCGACCTGAACATGGCGCAGGTGCTGGTGCAGAACCGCGAGTCGCTGGCCGAGCCGATCCTCCCCGACCTGGTCAAGCGGCGGGGCGTTTCGGTCAAGAAGAAGTCGCCCAGCATCTTGATGATCATCAACGTCTTCTCGCCCGACGCCAGCCGCGACAACCTCTACCTCAGCAACTACGCCACGATCCAGCTTCGCGACGAGCTGGCCCGGCTCGACGGCATCGGCGACATCACCTACATCGGTCAGCGCAACTACAGCATGCGGGTCTGGCTCGACCCCCAGAAGATGACGTTCCGCAATCTGACCTCTTCCGACGTCATCAGCGCGATCGAGCAGCAGAACATCCAGGTCGCCGCCGGCCAGCTGGGCCAGCCGCCGATCGATAACGGCCAGGCGTTCCAGTTCACGATCACGACGCTGGGACGGCTCAGCGATTCCGAGCAGTTCGCCGACATGGTCCTCAAGGCCGACGCCGCCGGCGGCATCGTCCGGCTCCGCGACGTCGCGCGGGTCGAGCTGGGAGCGCAAGGGTACGACCAGGCCTGCACGCTCGACGGCCGCCCCAGCGTGGCCCTCTCGGTCTACCAGCGGCCGGGCTCGAACGCCCTTGAGACCGCCAACTCCGTCCGCGCCAAGATGGAGGAGCTCAAGGAGCGGTTCCCCGAGGGGCTCGACTACGCGATCGTCTACGACACCACGCCGTTCATCGTCGAGTCGGTCAACGAGGTCTTCAAGACGCTCCGCGACGCCGTCATCCTGGTGGCCGTCGTCGTCCTCCTGTTCCTCCAGAACTGGCGGTCGGCGTTGATCCCGTTGATCGCCGTGCCCGTGGCCGTGGTGGGGACGTTCGCCGTCATGGCCGCGCTCGGCTTCAGCCTCAACAACCTGACGCTGTTCGGGCTGGTGCTGGCGATCGGGATCGTGGTCGACGACGCCATCGTGGTCGTCGAGGCGGTCGAGCATCACATTGAGCACGGGCGGTCTCCACGCGAGGCCACGATCAAGGCCATGGAGCAGGTCTCGGCGCCGGTGATCGCGGTGGGCCTGGTGCTGTCGGCGGTGTTCATCCCGTGCGCGTTCATCACGGGGATCACCGGCCAGTTCTTCCGCCAGTTCGCCCTCACGATCGCGACCTCGACGGTGATCTCGGCGTTCAACTCGCTGACGCTCAGCCCGGCCCTGGCGGCCCTCTTGCTCAAGCCCCGTCAGAAGGGGGTTTACCAGGCGCTGCCCCGGCTGGCGTTCGTCGCGATGGGGTGCTGGGCGGCCCTGACCTTCCTCGCCCCTCACGTGACCGAGTGGACCGCCGCGAACTTGCACGTCCAGCTTCCGAGTTACCTGACTCACGACCGCCTCGGCTCGATCGCCGCCGCGATCGTCGGCTGCCTCGTGGGATGGATTCTCAGCGTGCCGCTGAATCGCCTGATGGGCTGGACGTTCTTCCAGTTCAACAAGGGGTTCGACGCCGCGACGGGTCTCTACACGCGGATCGTCGGCGGCCTGCTGCGCGTCAGCCTGCTGGTGCTGGTGCTTTACGGCGGTTTGCTCGGGGTCACCTACTGGGGCTTCACGCGGACGCCGACCGGCTTCATCCCCTCGCAAGACAAGGGATACCTGCTGGTCAACATTCAGCTTCCCGATTCGTCGTCGCTCGAGCGCACGCAGCGGGCGATGAAGCAGGCCGAGGCGGCCGCCCTCAAGCAGCCGGGCGTCACTCATACGTTGGCGATCGCCGGGCAGTCGATCCTGATGAACGCCAACGCGCCCAACTTCGGCGCGATGTACGTCATGCTCGACGAGTTCCACACCCGCGCCCACGAAGGCCTCGGCGGTCCGGTGATCGCCGCGAGCCTCCAGCACGCGCTCCAGGAAGAGATCCAGGAGGGGCTGGTCAACGTCTTCGAGGCGCCCCCCGTCGACGGTCTCGGGACGGCCGGCGGGTTCAAGATCGTGATCGAGGACCGGGGCGACCTCGGGGCCGAGGAACTCGAAACGGTCGCCAACCGCGTGGTCGCCGCCGGTTCGGCCTCGCCCGTGCTCCAGGGGTTGTTCACCAGCTTCCGGGCCAACACGCCGTGGCTGTACCTCGACATCGACCGCGAGAAGACCCAGCTTCTGGGCGTCTCGATCTCCGAGCTGTTCAACACGCTTCAGGTCTACCTCGGTTCGCTGTACGTCAACGACTTCAACCGGTTCGGCCGGACCTGGCAGGTGAACGTCCAGGGCGAGGCCGATTTCCGCAAGCAGATCGCCGACCTCTCCGGGCTCCGCGTCCGCAGCGAGCAAGGCGCCATGGTCCCGCTCGGAACCCTGGCGAAGATCCACGACGTCAGCGGCCCCGTGATGATCATCCGCTACAACCTCTACCCGGCGGCGACGATCAACCTTAACTCCGCGCCCGGAGTGAGCTCGGGCCAGGCCCTCGACGCCATGCAGAAAGTGGTGAGCGACGAGCTTCCCCAGGCGATGCGGTCCGACTGGACCGAGCTGGCGCTCTTGCAGCTTCAGACCGGCAACACGGCGATGCTCGCCTTCGGGCTCGCCGTGGTGCTGGTCTTCCTGGTGCTCGCTGCGCAGTTCGAGAGCTGGGCGTTGCCGATGGCGGTCATCCTGGTCGTGCCGATGTGCTTGCTCTGCTCGACCGTCGGCGTCAACATCGCCAGCATGGACATCAACATCTTCACCCAGGTCGGCTTCATCGTGCTGGTGGGCCTGGCTTGCAAGAACGCGATTCTGATCGTCGAGTTCGCCAAGTCGCGCCGCGAGTACGGGGCGACGTCCTATGATGCGACGATCGACGCCTGCGAGCTGCGGCTGCGGCCGATCATCATGACGTCGCTGGCGTTCATCCTCGGCGTGGTCCCATTGATCCTCTCCAGCGGCGCCGGCGCCGAGATGCGGAAGACGCTCGGCGTCGCCGTCTTCAGCGGCATGCTCGGCGTGACCCTCTTCGGAATCTTCCTGACCCCGGTCTTCTACTATGTCATTCAGCGGGTAAGCGACCTCCGGACCAATTCGCGCCGGGATCGAATCGAGCTGGAAGACGAGACCGAGGACGGCCATGGCCACGGCCACGCGTTCAGGACGCACGTCACCGACACCGAGTCGGCCGACGACCACGGCAACGACCGCTCCCACGCCGAACACGTCCACGCCGCCCACACCAACGGCAACGGCGACGGCGCGCGACGCGACGGCCACGAACGCGATGAAGACTTGATCTCCGCCGGCACGCCTCCTCACGACTGA
- a CDS encoding TetR/AcrR family transcriptional regulator yields MSSASEKKMKRCCSHEEVESRKEEILRTATELFAEHGFSDAITQALADRMQVGKGTIYRHFPSKRELFLAAVDRVMRKMRDQVMANIAGVDEGLEQMARGIMAFLTFFSEHPEYVEMLIQERAQFKDRTRPTYIEHRDVNVKRWKALYARLIAEGRIRDVPVERISDVVGNVIYGTMFTNYFAGQAKPVAEQARDILDVIFHGILTDSERSRRQPGDVLQRVLEGSITGRPSCDGSATKPAAVSAPLPPPESTATHTVNA; encoded by the coding sequence ATGAGTTCCGCATCCGAGAAGAAGATGAAACGGTGCTGCTCGCACGAAGAGGTTGAGTCGAGGAAGGAGGAGATCCTCCGGACCGCGACGGAACTCTTTGCCGAGCATGGCTTTTCGGATGCGATCACGCAGGCCCTGGCGGACCGGATGCAGGTTGGCAAGGGGACGATCTACCGCCATTTTCCGAGCAAGCGCGAGCTTTTTCTGGCCGCCGTGGATCGGGTGATGCGGAAGATGCGCGATCAGGTGATGGCGAACATCGCCGGGGTGGACGAGGGGCTGGAGCAGATGGCCCGCGGCATCATGGCGTTCTTGACGTTCTTTTCGGAGCATCCGGAGTACGTCGAAATGCTGATCCAGGAACGAGCGCAGTTCAAGGACCGCACCCGTCCCACGTACATCGAGCACCGCGACGTGAACGTCAAGCGGTGGAAGGCGCTTTACGCCCGGTTGATCGCCGAGGGCCGGATTCGGGACGTGCCGGTCGAGCGGATCAGCGACGTGGTGGGCAACGTGATTTACGGTACGATGTTCACGAATTACTTCGCCGGCCAGGCCAAGCCGGTCGCCGAGCAGGCGAGGGATATTCTGGACGTCATCTTTCACGGCATCCTCACCGATTCGGAGCGGTCGCGACGCCAGCCGGGCGACGTGCTCCAGCGCGTCCTGGAAGGATCGATCACGGGCCGCCCGTCATGCGACGGCTCCGCGACCAAGCCGGCCGCGGTTTCCGCCCCGCTTCCCCCCCCCGAGTCGACCGCCACCCACACCGTGAACGCTTAG
- a CDS encoding tRNA (cytidine(34)-2'-O)-methyltransferase — MTEPPPAPSHDLHIVLVEPEIAANTGAIGRTCVAVGATLWLVRPLGFHIDDRSVKRAGLDYWEHLRYHVVDELDEVIRRLGPDRLWWFSTKAARIYTEAPFRPGDALVFGSESRGLPRKWIDGDPERALRIPMRPEARSLNLANAAAVGLYEAFRRIGG, encoded by the coding sequence ATGACCGAACCGCCCCCGGCGCCTTCCCACGATTTGCACATCGTCCTGGTCGAACCGGAGATCGCCGCGAACACCGGCGCGATCGGCCGGACCTGCGTCGCCGTGGGAGCGACGCTATGGTTGGTCCGGCCGCTCGGCTTCCACATCGACGACCGCAGCGTGAAGCGGGCGGGGCTCGACTACTGGGAGCATCTCCGCTACCACGTCGTCGACGAACTGGACGAGGTGATCCGCCGCCTTGGGCCCGACCGCCTCTGGTGGTTCAGCACCAAGGCGGCCCGGATTTACACCGAGGCTCCGTTCCGTCCCGGCGACGCCCTGGTCTTCGGTTCCGAAAGCCGCGGACTCCCCCGCAAGTGGATCGACGGCGACCCCGAGCGAGCCCTGAGAATCCCGATGCGGCCCGAGGCGCGGAGTCTTAACCTGGCCAACGCCGCGGCCGTCGGCTTGTACGAGGCGTTTCGACGAATCGGCGGCTGA